In one Chionomys nivalis chromosome 13, mChiNiv1.1, whole genome shotgun sequence genomic region, the following are encoded:
- the LOC130886088 gene encoding olfactory receptor 2W1-like, whose translation MDPRNYSALHVFILLGFSEHPQLEMVLSGVVTFFYIITLVGNTAIILASLLDPHLHTPMYFFLRNLSFLDLCFTTSIVPQMLVNLWGSEKTISSVGCVVQLYVYMWLGSIECLLLAVMSYDRFTAICKPLHYCVIMNPRLCVKMIVMVWSISLANSVVLCTLTVNLPRCGHNLLDHFLCELPAMVKIACVDTTKVEMSVFALGIVIVLMPLILILISYGYIAKTVLNMKSKAGQKKAMNTCGSHLTVVSIFYGTIIYMYLQPGNRASKDQGKFLTLFYTIVTPSLNPLIYTLRNRDMKDALKKLMRFYHRFAEVRRN comes from the coding sequence ATGGACCCAAGAAATTACAGTGCCCTGCATGTTTTTATCCTGCTTGGCTTCTCTGAACACCCTCAACTGGAAATGGTCCTCTCTGGAGTTGTCACCTTCTTCTACATTATTACGTTGGTGGGTAACACAGCTATCATTCTTGCATCCCTCCTGGATCCCCATCTCCACACACCAATGTACTTTTTCCTCAGGAATTTATCTTTCCTGGATTTGTGCTTCACAACCAGCATTGTCCCCCAGATGCTGGTTAACCTGTGGGGATCTGAGAAGACCATCAGCTCTGTGGGTTGTGTGGTTCAgctctatgtgtatatgtggctAGGCTCTATTGAGTGTCTTCTCTTGGCTGTCATGTCCTATGACCgtttcacagccatctgcaagcCATTGCACTACTGTGTAATCATGAATCCACGACTGTGTGTCAAGATGATCGTCATGGTCTGGAGTATTAGTTTGGCCAACTCTGTGGTGTTATGCACACTCACTGTGAATTTGCCTCGCTGTGGACACAACCTTCTGGATCATTTCTTGTGTGAGTTGCCAGCCATGGTCAAGATAGCTTGTGTAGACACTACAAAAGTCGAAATGTCTGTTTTTGCCCTAGGCATTGTTATTGTCCTTATGCCCCTCATCCTTATTCTTATTTCCTATGGCTACATAGCCAAAACTGTGCTCAACATGAAGTCAAAGGCAGGCCAAAAAAAAGCAATGAATACCTGTGGATCTCATCTCACTGTGGTCTCTATATTCTATGGAACTATTATTTACATGTACTTACAACCAGGTAACAGGGCCTCCAAGGACCAGGGCAAGTTCCTCACCCTCTTTTACACCATCGTCACTCCAAGCCTCAACCCCCTCATTTACACCCTAAGGAACAGAGACATGAAAGACGCGCTGAAGAAACTCATGAGGTTTTACCACAGATTCGCAGAAGTAAGGAGAAACTAG